Sequence from the Nocardia brasiliensis genome:
GGTGTTCCGGGACGCGACGTGTGGTGCGGCGACGACGGCGAATATGACGGCGCCGCAGCGTCTCCCGCTGGGGGTCAATCCCCCGCAGTTCGATCGGCTGAGCGCGTCGACGGATCTGGTGACGCTCGAGATCGGCGGTAACGACGCGGGGTTGGCGGCGACGGTGCAGACCTGTCTGACCTCGGACCCGGCGGTGTCGCCGTGCCTGGATTCGCTGGTGTCGGGCGGGGTCGATCAGATGTCGGTGAATATCGAGGCGGCCGAGCGCAGGGTGACGGACGTGGTGACCGGGATTCGGGCGCGGTCGCCGCGGGCGCGGATTCTGCTGCTGGACTACTTCCAGGGGGTGCGCACCGGTGCGGGGTGTTTTCCGCTGGTGCCGATCTCGGATGCTGACGCGGATTGGTTGGGGCGCAAGCTGATCGAGTTGAACGCGATGTTGGCGCGGGTGGCGCGGGCGACGCGGATCGAGTTCGTGGACACCTACCGCACCAGTGGTGGTCATGATGCCTGCCAGCCGCCCGGTGTGCGCTGGGTGGAGGGATTGGTGCCGTTCTCGTCCGATCCACTGGGGCCCGCGGTGCCGTTCCATCCGAATCAGCTCGGCGCCGACCATCAGGCGCGCAGTGTGCTGGCCGCGTTGGCCGAGTGAGCGGCTCGATATCCGCCCCAGGAACGTAGAGACACTTACGGTTCGTTGGTAGCCTGGGCGAAACCGGCAGAAGGTGAAAACCGATGGGTGCTACCACGATCGCCCGGCAGTGCACGTTGTGCGAGGCACATTGCGGAATTCTGGTCACCACCGAGAACGAGCGGGTGACCCGGATCGAGGGCAATCCCGACGACGTCCTCTCGCGGGGATACATCTGTCCCAAGGCGACCGCGATGGGCGGGCTGCACCACGATCCCGATCGGCTGCGGACCCCGGTGAAACGGGTCGGTTCGCGTTTCGAGCCGATCGGGTGGGACGAGGCGTTCCGGGAGATCGGGCAGCGGCTGCGCGCGGTGCGCCACGAGCACGGGCCCAGCGCGATCGGGATGTACCTGGGCAATCCGGCCGCGCACAGTTCCTCGGTGATCTACGGGGCGCTGCTGCGCGCGGTGCTGTTGACCAGGAACTTCTATTCGGCGTCGTCGATCGACCAGTTCCCGCAGGAGTTCGTGGCGTGGCGGATGTTCGGGTCGAACGTGCTGATGCCGGTGGTCGATATCGATCGGACCGAGCGGCTGGTGATTCTCGGCGCCAATCCGGCGGTGTCGAACGGGTCGATCACCACGATGCCCAACGCCAAACAGCGGATTCGGGAGGTGCGCAGGCGCGGCGGAAAGGTGGTGGTCATTGACCCGCGCCGGACCGAGACCGCCCGCCTGGCCGACCAGCATGTGGCGGTGAGTCCCGGCGGCGACGTGTATCTGCTGTTGGCGATGCTGCATGTGCTGGTGCGCGAGAACCTGTGCGACGAGCGCGCGATTCGGGCCCAGTGCACCGGCTGGGACGAGCTGCGCGGGTTGGTCGCCGAGGCGACGCCGGAGCTGCTGGCGCCGCACGCGGGTGTGGACGCGCGGATCATTCGTGAGCTGGCGCGCGAGCACGCCGCGGCGGGTTCGGCGGTGCTGTACGCGCGCATCGGGGTCTGCCAGCAGGTGACGGGCACGCTCACGCACTGGCTGGTGAACGCGATCAACGCGGTCACCGGGAATCTGGACCGTGCGGGCGGGCAGATGTTCGCGACCCCGCCGATCGATGCGGCACGGTTCGCGAAGTATCTGCCCGTCGGGTACGGAGCGTGGACCGACCGGTCCGGGACCTACAAGTCGTTCCGCACCGAGTTGCCGGTCGCGGCGCTGGCCGACGAGATCCTCGACCCTGGTGCCGGGCAGATCCGCGCGATGATCACCTACGCGGGTAACCCGGTGCTGTCGACACCGCAGCGGGGCAGGCTCGGCGCCGCGCTGGACTCGCTGGAGTTCTATGTCGCCATCGACATGTACATCACCGAGACGACCAAACATGCCGACATCATCCTGCCGCCGATCTCGCCGCTGGAACGCGAGGACGTCAACATCCTGTTCCCGGTGTTCAGTGTGCGTAACAACCTGCGCTATGACGCGCGGGTGTTCGAGCCGCCCGCCGAGGGGTTGGAGGATTGGCAGATCTTGGCGCGGATGATCACCGAGGTGGTCCCGTTGCCCGCGCGCCGGTTCACCGGGCGAGTGCTCACCGGTGTGTTCGAGCAGTTCAGTCCGTTGCGCATCGCGACCGTCGGTGTCGCGACCGGCCCGTACGGTGTGCTGCGGCGTGGGCGCAAGGGGTTGACCGTCGGGAAGGCGCGGGCGGCGGTGGGCGGGATCGACCTGGGTCCGTTGACGCCGCGGTTGCGTACGTTGATCGGGACCAGGGACCGCAAGGTGCGTCTCGCGCCCGCGGATTTCCTTACCGCGGCCGGTGCTCTGCTCGCCGACGCGCGGCGCGGTCACACCTTGACCAGTCCGGCCGACGGCTACGACCTCAAGCTGATCGGGCGCAGGCATCTGCGCAGCAACAACTCCTGGCTGCACAACGTGCCTGCCATGGTGAAGGGCCGCGACCGCTGCACCGCGCTCATGCATCCCGATGACGCGACCGCGCGCGGCCTGGTCGACGGCGCGCCGGTCACGGTCAGCTCACCCACTGGCGCCATCGTGGTGCCGCTCGAGGTCAGCGACGACATTCGGGCGGGCACGATCGCCATCCCGCACGGGTGGGGTCACGGCGAGCCCGGTGTCGGCTGGACGGTCGCGGCGTCCTCCCCCGGCGCCAACGTCAACCTACTGCACGATCCCGCCCTCACCGATCCGTTCTCCGGCACCTCCGCGGTCAACAACACCTGGGTGACCGTCACGGCGGCGAGCCAGGATGCTGCGGGCGCGGTCGAGAAGGCGGACGTCGCGTCCGCGTGATCCGGCGGACTCGCCCAGGTCTTACGCGCGGGCTGCCGCCGGACCAGTCGAGCGCCGCCGTCACCCCCGGTGCGGGTCCGCTGCTCGGCATGAATCGCACTGCCCGTGCGGCACCGCGCTCATCGTCACCGACGCCGCGGACCGCCGGACCGTATGCGACACAACACCATCTGCCCGACGCCTCGGGCCGCGCATCCCGATGTCATCGCCGCGCACAGCGCAACAATATTCAGCTACACACCGTGACGCGGTAGCCGATGCGGATCTCGCGGCCGATATACGCGGCGCCGCTGAGGTATAGCCAGCGGTCGGTGCCGCCACGGGGATCGGGCGCGTAGGCGGCTTGCGCGTACTCGACGCCGAACGGGAAGTTGCCCGACGTCGAGGTGGCGATGCCGGTCATCAGATACGCCTCGGCGAGCAGCCGCGGTTCCGGCGCACCCGCGGGCAGCGCGGGCGCCGTCGGGACGAAGAAGCCGAACTGCTCCGGTGGTGCGCCGGAACCTTGAACGAGCATGCCGGTGACGAACAACCGGGCTATTCCGGTGTGTACCAAGCATTCCGGGGTCAGCGGCAAGGGCGGTGCGGGCCGCAGCTCGAGTTGGAACGCCATGCGCCGAACTTTACGTTCACCCCCGCCCCCTGTCCCCGCGACGACATCACCATCCCGTCCCGATCAGCACACGAAAAAGTCAGCATCGTGCGCGACGAACTCGCCGCACTCACTTCAGGCGTCAGGCGCCGAGGGGCGGATGCTCACCAGCAGGGCGTGGAGTTCTTCGACGATGTCGTCGAGCGGGGTCAGGCTGTGGCGGGCCCGGCAGAGGGCGATCGCGCCTTCGAACGAGGTGACGGTGAGGGTGGCGAGGCGGGCGGCGCGCGCTTCGGGGATGCCGTCGCGCACGAGCATGCCGGCCAGGGCACGTTGCCAGCGGTCGAAGGATTCGGCGGCGGCGCGGGCGAATTCCGGTGCGTCGTCGTTGGTTTCGACGGCGGCCGCGAAGACCGGGCAGCCGGCGCGGAAGTCGCTGTCGAGCAGGGTGTGCCGCCACATGTCGGCGAACTGGGCGAGCGCGGAGGTGGGGTCGTGGTCGAGGGTCAGGCGTTCGATGTACTCCGACATCACCGTGCCCGCCGCCACCACCGCCTCGTTGATCAGTTCGGTGCGTCCGCCGGGAAAGTGGTGATACACCGACCCACGCGGCGCGCCCGTGCTCGCGAGCACCCGATCCACACTCGTCGCACTGGCCCCGTGCACCCGCAGCGAGTCGATCGCCCCTTCGACCATCCGCCGTCGCGCATCCCCCGGACGCGGCCGTACGGAACCATCACCTCGAGCTCGGCGTGTCGCTGCCATACCGCCATGTTATGGGACCTGCCATAAAACCCACACATCCCCAGCACCCAGACGTGCCAGGCCGACGACCTCATCGCGTCGGCAAGTCGATTCGAGCCCCGGGCGCGTGCGTTTCCAGGCCCTAGTCTCGTGACCGCACCGCGCCGCCGAATCCAGTAGTCCACCAACCGCTGGTGGACGTGCTCGTGCGCGGCGTGGTCGGCGCGCTGGCTCTCGCGGGTGGCAGCGGATTCGTACCCGACGGGGCACCCGGGTCTACCGCTACCGACATCGAGCCCGACGGCGCCGTGCTGAGCGACGACCACCGGATATGGCTGGCGGCAGCCGAACTGGACGGTACCCCGGCGGCTGGAAGGCCGCGGACACCGAAGCCTACGGACTACACACAGCGGAAATGGCATGGCATGCCATGGTGCAGTCGATGCCGGGGGCTATTTCGTTGCGTGGGTGTGGAAGTCGAGGAAGGCGGTGAGGGTCTCGGTGGGGGCCTCGAGCTGGGGGTAGTGGCCCACGTCGAGTTCGACGACGTCGGGGTTCGGGAGGAGTTCGCGGTAGCGGTGGACCATGTGGGCGCCGGAGACGGGGTCGCGCACGCCGTCGATGAGCCGGGTCGGGGCCGGGGTGCCGCGCAGCGCGCCGACCCAGCGTTCCCGATGTCTGCGCCGCTCACCCATGTACCGGATCAGTTTGTGTCCGTTGCGTTTGCCGTGCTTGCTGCACCACAGCAACCAGAACTGGTTCATTTCCGCCTCGCTGGGGCGGGTGTCGGGGCCGAACACCGCGGCGAGACTGGCGGTGAAGACCCGTTCGGTGCCGAAGACGCCGGCCAGCGGTCCGAGTGGTCCGGCGAGCAGGCGTTGCGCGGGGCGGGCGCGATGGGTTTCGGGGAACAGTCCCCCGTTGAGCAGGCACACCGATTCGATGAGCAGTGAATCGTCCCCGGCGGCACGGCGCTCGATGTCGCGGGCCAGTAGCTCCTGGGTTACGGTGTCGCCGTAGTCGTGGGCCAGGATGTGGAAACGGTCGACGCCTTGTTCGCGCAGCAGGTGTTCGTGCAGATCGGCCTGGTCGGCGATCGTGTAGGTGTAGTTGCGCGGTTTGGCCGACCAGCCGAAGCCGATCATGTCCGGTGCGAGCACGCGGGTGAACCGGTCGCAGAGCCCTGACCAGAGCCGATGCCAGTCCCAGGACGCGGTCGGGAAACCGTGGACGCAGAGCAGTGTGCCGTCGGTCCCCGTGCCGCCGTCGCGATAGAAGATCTGGTGGCCGCAGTGGGTGAACCGGCGACCGTTGGCCCGCCAGAACGCGAATTCCTCCATGCCTACCTCCTTGTCGCCGACAAGCATGGCCCGTCGACCGGTCCGGCACAGGAAATCCGTCGACGCCGGACACGTCATCTACCGCGCTCGGGGTTGCCGCGGATGCGCTCTGCGAGAATGCCACGGTGCATGTCGCGATCGGTTTGGTGGTTCTCGTGGCGTCGGCGGCAGCGCTGGCGGCCTTGGCGCGCAGGTTCGGCGTGTCCGAACCGTTGGTCTTGACGCTGGCCGGAGTGGCGGCCTCGTATCTGCCGTTCGTGCCCGAGATCCATCCGGACCCGGAGATCATTCTGCTCGGCCTGCTGCCGCCGCTGCTGTACACGGCCGCGATCCGTACCTCGCTGGTCGACTTCCGCGCGAACGTGCGAGCGATCGTATCGCTGTCGGTGGGTCTGGTGCTGTTCACGACGTTCGCGGTGGCCACGGTGGTGTGGTGGCTGCTGCCGGTGCCGTTCGCGGTGGCGGTGGCCGTGGGCGCGGTGGTCGCCCCGCCGGACGCGGTCGCGGCCACCGCGGTGGCGCGCCGGATCGGGATGCCGCGTCAGATCGTCACCCTGCTGGAGGCGGAGTCGCTGTTCAACGACGCGACCGCGCTGGTGGCGTTGCGGACCGCGATCGCGGCGTCGGCGGGCGCGGTGTCGGTGTGGACCGCGGGCGGTGACTTCCTGCTCGCCGCCGGTGGTGGCGCGGCGGTGGGTGTGGCGGTCGCGTATCTGCTCGCACTGCTGCGCCGCCGGATCACCGACCCGGTACTGGACACCACGTTGTCGTTCCTCGCGCCGTTCGCCGCCTATCTGCCCGCCGAGGGCATCCACGCCTCCGGGGTGATCGCGGTCGTCACCTGCGGGATGATCCTGGGCCACGGCGCGCCGGTGTGGCAGAGCGCCGCCTCCCGGATCGCCGAACGCATCAATTGGCGCACCATCCAGTTCATTCTGGAGAGTTCGGTGTTCGTCATCATCGGCTTGCAGGTGCGCGCGATCCTCGAGGGCGCGTGGAGCAGCGGGCTCGATCACCGCACCCTGGTGATCACGGCGCTCGCCGTGCTGGTGACCACGATGCTGGCGCGGCCGCTGTGGATCTTCCCGTGGTCGTTGCTGGTTCGCCGGCTCGGCCGTTCCGGCGCGGTCCCGCTGCGGCATTCGGCGGTCGTGTCCTGGGCGGGCATGCGCGGGGTGGTCACTCTCGCCGCGGTGCTGTTGCTGCCCGAGGACACCCCGCAACTACCGGTGCTGAAGTTGCTCGCGCTGGTGGTGGTCGCGGGAACCCTGCTGCTGCAAGGTACTTCGCTGCCGTGGCTGGTGCGGCTGATCCGGTTGCGCGGTCCCAGCCACGCCGAGGACGCGCTGCGCAAAGCGAGTCTGCTGCAACAGGCCACCTCGGCGGGCCTGGCCGCGCTCGACCGCGCGGTCACCGCGGACACGCCGCCCGAGGTCGTGCAGCAGTTGCGTGATCGCGTCGCGTGGAAGGCCAACGCGGCGTGGGAGCGGTTGGGGCGCGCGGAATCCGAGTCGGCGACGCCCACCGCCGAATACCGCAGACTGCGCCTGGCGATGCTCGCCGCGGAACGCGAAACCGTCCTGCGCGTGCGCGATTCGGGCACCGTGGACTACGAGATCCTGCAGCACGTGCTGGCCCGGCTCGATCTGGAGGAGTCGATCATCGACCGGTACGACGAGGCCGACGACGACCGGGTCGAACCGCTCGCCGTCGCGCTGTCGGAGGACAGTTGCGCGCATCTGCGCGCCGCGCCGCTGGTGCTGAACCCAGACAAGCCCGACGAGTGCGCCGAATGCCGTGCCGAGGGATCGACCTGGGT
This genomic interval carries:
- a CDS encoding SGNH/GDSL hydrolase family protein, with amino-acid sequence MRGLSRVLSVGVALGTVSAWGGVPVASAAPAFGEYVALGDSWAADASLSQPTDEFVPLACGQSRGNYAKQVAAALAVPVFRDATCGAATTANMTAPQRLPLGVNPPQFDRLSASTDLVTLEIGGNDAGLAATVQTCLTSDPAVSPCLDSLVSGGVDQMSVNIEAAERRVTDVVTGIRARSPRARILLLDYFQGVRTGAGCFPLVPISDADADWLGRKLIELNAMLARVARATRIEFVDTYRTSGGHDACQPPGVRWVEGLVPFSSDPLGPAVPFHPNQLGADHQARSVLAALAE
- a CDS encoding molybdopterin oxidoreductase family protein, which translates into the protein MGATTIARQCTLCEAHCGILVTTENERVTRIEGNPDDVLSRGYICPKATAMGGLHHDPDRLRTPVKRVGSRFEPIGWDEAFREIGQRLRAVRHEHGPSAIGMYLGNPAAHSSSVIYGALLRAVLLTRNFYSASSIDQFPQEFVAWRMFGSNVLMPVVDIDRTERLVILGANPAVSNGSITTMPNAKQRIREVRRRGGKVVVIDPRRTETARLADQHVAVSPGGDVYLLLAMLHVLVRENLCDERAIRAQCTGWDELRGLVAEATPELLAPHAGVDARIIRELAREHAAAGSAVLYARIGVCQQVTGTLTHWLVNAINAVTGNLDRAGGQMFATPPIDAARFAKYLPVGYGAWTDRSGTYKSFRTELPVAALADEILDPGAGQIRAMITYAGNPVLSTPQRGRLGAALDSLEFYVAIDMYITETTKHADIILPPISPLEREDVNILFPVFSVRNNLRYDARVFEPPAEGLEDWQILARMITEVVPLPARRFTGRVLTGVFEQFSPLRIATVGVATGPYGVLRRGRKGLTVGKARAAVGGIDLGPLTPRLRTLIGTRDRKVRLAPADFLTAAGALLADARRGHTLTSPADGYDLKLIGRRHLRSNNSWLHNVPAMVKGRDRCTALMHPDDATARGLVDGAPVTVSSPTGAIVVPLEVSDDIRAGTIAIPHGWGHGEPGVGWTVAASSPGANVNLLHDPALTDPFSGTSAVNNTWVTVTAASQDAAGAVEKADVASA
- a CDS encoding TetR/AcrR family transcriptional regulator — encoded protein: MVEGAIDSLRVHGASATSVDRVLASTGAPRGSVYHHFPGGRTELINEAVVAAGTVMSEYIERLTLDHDPTSALAQFADMWRHTLLDSDFRAGCPVFAAAVETNDDAPEFARAAAESFDRWQRALAGMLVRDGIPEARAARLATLTVTSFEGAIALCRARHSLTPLDDIVEELHALLVSIRPSAPDA
- a CDS encoding alpha/beta fold hydrolase, with amino-acid sequence MEEFAFWRANGRRFTHCGHQIFYRDGGTGTDGTLLCVHGFPTASWDWHRLWSGLCDRFTRVLAPDMIGFGWSAKPRNYTYTIADQADLHEHLLREQGVDRFHILAHDYGDTVTQELLARDIERRAAGDDSLLIESVCLLNGGLFPETHRARPAQRLLAGPLGPLAGVFGTERVFTASLAAVFGPDTRPSEAEMNQFWLLWCSKHGKRNGHKLIRYMGERRRHRERWVGALRGTPAPTRLIDGVRDPVSGAHMVHRYRELLPNPDVVELDVGHYPQLEAPTETLTAFLDFHTHATK
- a CDS encoding Na+/H+ antiporter, which gives rise to MHVAIGLVVLVASAAALAALARRFGVSEPLVLTLAGVAASYLPFVPEIHPDPEIILLGLLPPLLYTAAIRTSLVDFRANVRAIVSLSVGLVLFTTFAVATVVWWLLPVPFAVAVAVGAVVAPPDAVAATAVARRIGMPRQIVTLLEAESLFNDATALVALRTAIAASAGAVSVWTAGGDFLLAAGGGAAVGVAVAYLLALLRRRITDPVLDTTLSFLAPFAAYLPAEGIHASGVIAVVTCGMILGHGAPVWQSAASRIAERINWRTIQFILESSVFVIIGLQVRAILEGAWSSGLDHRTLVITALAVLVTTMLARPLWIFPWSLLVRRLGRSGAVPLRHSAVVSWAGMRGVVTLAAVLLLPEDTPQLPVLKLLALVVVAGTLLLQGTSLPWLVRLIRLRGPSHAEDALRKASLLQQATSAGLAALDRAVTADTPPEVVQQLRDRVAWKANAAWERLGRAESESATPTAEYRRLRLAMLAAERETVLRVRDSGTVDYEILQHVLARLDLEESIIDRYDEADDDRVEPLAVALSEDSCAHLRAAPLVLNPDKPDECAECRAEGSTWVHLRMCLACGHIGCCDSSPGNHATKHYTGSGHPVIRSVEPGEAWRWCYVDELLG